Proteins encoded together in one Vulcanisaeta thermophila window:
- the hxlB gene encoding 6-phospho-3-hexuloisomerase has protein sequence MENLKYFKSAYLEISNYILNALNVISLEEVGLFINELVNAYRSDKKVLVVGVGRSGLVGRAFAMRLMHLGFKSYVLGETITPSVTVGDLLVAISGSGTTSMVVTAAEAAKKMNAKVVAITSYRDSPLAKYADLVVQVPGRTKVARMDDYFARQILGLHEPLAPLGTLFEDTTMVLLDSVIAELMHRLNKTESELRQRHANIEVP, from the coding sequence GTGGAGAACCTAAAATACTTCAAAAGTGCGTACCTGGAAATAAGCAACTATATCCTGAATGCTCTGAATGTCATTAGCCTTGAGGAGGTGGGCCTCTTTATTAATGAGCTTGTGAATGCATATAGATCCGATAAGAAGGTCCTGGTCGTTGGCGTGGGTAGGTCTGGGCTTGTGGGCAGGGCCTTTGCCATGAGGCTCATGCACCTGGGATTCAAATCGTATGTTCTCGGAGAAACCATAACGCCCAGCGTAACAGTGGGAGACTTATTAGTGGCGATTTCGGGTAGTGGAACCACGAGCATGGTGGTCACGGCTGCCGAGGCCGCTAAGAAGATGAATGCTAAGGTTGTGGCAATAACCAGTTACAGGGACTCGCCACTGGCTAAGTACGCGGATCTCGTTGTTCAGGTACCTGGTAGGACCAAGGTGGCCCGCATGGATGATTACTTCGCGAGGCAGATACTGGGGCTTCACGAACCACTAGCACCGCTGGGCACATTATTTGAGGACACGACTATGGTCCTCCTAGACTCCGTAATAGCCGAGTTGATGCACAGGCTTAACAAGACTGAGAGCGAACTTAGGCAGAGACATGCAAATATAGAGGTGCCCTAA
- a CDS encoding SDR family NAD(P)-dependent oxidoreductase, whose amino-acid sequence MTRLNNKVAIVTGAGQGIGKAIALRLAKEGAIVVATDITGKENETAEEIKKIGGEGMALRLDVTDGKMAEEVAKTVFNKYGHIDILVNNAGIYPFKPFLEMTFEDWYKVINVNLNGVFNVTRAVVPYMVKQKSGRIINIASLAGAVMGFAGLTHYSASKAGIVGFTRALALELARYGITVNAIAPGAISTPGAAAAGSEEQVKMMINIIPMGRLGTPEDIASAVAYLASDEASYITGALIIIDGGWSVT is encoded by the coding sequence ATGACACGTTTAAATAATAAGGTAGCTATAGTTACAGGCGCAGGACAGGGGATAGGTAAGGCAATAGCCTTAAGGTTAGCTAAGGAGGGGGCTATAGTAGTTGCCACTGACATTACGGGTAAGGAGAATGAGACCGCTGAGGAGATTAAGAAAATAGGTGGAGAGGGAATGGCATTAAGACTGGACGTCACCGATGGGAAAATGGCTGAGGAGGTTGCTAAGACCGTTTTCAATAAGTATGGGCACATTGACATCCTAGTTAATAACGCCGGAATCTATCCATTTAAACCATTCCTAGAAATGACATTTGAGGACTGGTACAAGGTAATTAACGTTAACTTAAACGGCGTCTTCAACGTCACTAGGGCAGTGGTGCCTTACATGGTTAAGCAGAAGAGTGGTAGAATAATCAATATTGCCTCACTAGCTGGTGCAGTAATGGGCTTCGCGGGCCTCACTCACTACAGTGCATCAAAGGCAGGCATAGTTGGTTTCACTAGGGCATTAGCATTAGAGCTAGCCCGCTACGGTATAACTGTTAATGCAATAGCGCCAGGAGCCATAAGTACGCCGGGTGCTGCAGCAGCTGGTTCTGAGGAACAAGTTAAAATGATGATTAATATAATACCAATGGGTAGGCTAGGTACACCTGAAGATATAGCTTCTGCAGTAGCCTACTTGGCATCGGATGAGGCAAGCTACATAACTGGGGCATTAATAATAATTGATGGTGGATGGTCAGTAACCTAA
- a CDS encoding 6-pyruvoyl trahydropterin synthase family protein → MRPVEYMVKHLPKVWIRDSWFCLWYTGAYLLKQFIMIAVSEETCLITRFMFSAAHRVRFSPVYGNLHGHNYDVTIKVCVEGRRDLVLDIDVLRSRLQPVISSMEGKYLKAPGEAAQGLAQGEFVEVPCFSNGVTSECLAWYLLDRALGIVESVGVKPLGVYVTVCDSPINCFEARLKSS, encoded by the coding sequence GTGAGACCTGTGGAGTACATGGTCAAGCACCTACCCAAGGTCTGGATCAGGGACTCCTGGTTTTGTCTGTGGTATACAGGGGCATATTTATTAAAGCAGTTTATCATGATAGCCGTGTCTGAGGAGACATGCCTAATTACTAGGTTCATGTTCTCGGCGGCGCACAGGGTTAGGTTTAGTCCTGTCTATGGTAATCTCCATGGGCATAATTACGACGTGACAATAAAAGTGTGCGTGGAGGGTAGGAGGGACCTAGTCCTTGATATAGACGTGCTAAGGTCTAGGCTGCAGCCCGTGATAAGCTCCATGGAGGGTAAGTACCTCAAGGCCCCTGGTGAGGCGGCTCAGGGGTTAGCCCAGGGCGAGTTTGTGGAGGTTCCCTGCTTTAGTAATGGCGTCACATCAGAATGCCTTGCCTGGTACCTCCTGGACAGGGCCCTGGGCATTGTGGAGAGTGTGGGCGTGAAGCCCCTGGGCGTTTACGTGACTGTTTGTGATTCACCCATTAACTGCTTCGAGGCCAGACTCAAATCCTCCTGA
- a CDS encoding ATP-binding protein, translating to MIENTQLSPDSQFQETIIRGRSFLRLLSMSKSILVIDQGRYIIVTRDGGDDVIKEASKLGLSLRGIDGFELAKHLRLRIRRRGLSINMAFVALLVMLMIMARAIILGALLLTALVYALMDWPRNKYLVSMDYTYRAKGDPTLTNLVTTELIQSNYRVMRRGLENVNVLVMLRPDNELRNVFETRATRDYGRFLLLKHIKYFIGYKRIENTLKRMNMGEEIYSATILSTAKIEGFMKWGKLYTTYSIMDLLHGGSGIPSLELDLVVLTPHLMPLTNNERGLAIIGKDLEGNYVYWNPTNISPHVAILGPTGSGKTTLAMSIVKQVKTTLGDRIHVIIIDPHGHTTRLKRILNIKSIDMGRLKPAHMDSWSLITAVSFMNPLLALGTEGALIKMALTNNVRSVNDLIKVLNSISSGDLILREAYYNLYNVLSPLIEYYRDGELMSVADLLNGDYVVDLSNVHSKEVVRFITTLILSTLLIRAKMECKQPPCQLRYLVIIDEAHHVLGMSEELSALGVANPLEDIVREIRKFGVSMFILAQPPFNALTAGIMENMGTLIILSGNAQFSSHVASTISGITSDDLVWLTTGPFKALVLVQGRSVPYKLVSTYVTRELI from the coding sequence ATGATAGAGAACACGCAATTAAGCCCCGACTCGCAATTTCAGGAGACCATTATCAGAGGTAGATCCTTCCTACGACTACTATCCATGAGCAAATCCATACTAGTGATTGATCAGGGCAGGTACATAATCGTAACCAGGGATGGGGGTGATGATGTGATTAAGGAAGCCAGTAAGTTGGGGCTTTCGTTAAGGGGGATTGATGGGTTTGAGCTGGCTAAACACCTGAGGCTGAGGATTAGGAGGAGGGGGTTGAGCATTAACATGGCTTTTGTGGCATTACTAGTAATGCTGATGATCATGGCTAGGGCAATCATACTAGGCGCATTACTATTGACAGCCCTGGTGTACGCATTAATGGATTGGCCCCGCAATAAATACCTAGTATCCATGGATTACACCTACAGGGCCAAGGGCGACCCCACGCTCACTAACCTAGTCACCACGGAACTCATACAATCAAACTATAGGGTTATGAGGAGGGGGCTGGAGAACGTTAATGTATTGGTCATGCTGAGGCCCGATAATGAACTTAGGAACGTATTTGAGACCAGGGCCACTAGGGACTACGGTAGATTCCTACTGCTCAAGCACATTAAGTACTTCATTGGTTATAAGAGGATTGAGAACACCCTGAAGCGCATGAACATGGGCGAGGAAATCTACTCCGCAACAATACTAAGTACTGCGAAGATTGAGGGATTCATGAAGTGGGGAAAACTCTACACCACGTACTCAATAATGGACCTGCTCCACGGAGGTTCGGGAATACCCTCACTGGAATTGGACCTGGTTGTCCTAACCCCTCACCTAATGCCGCTAACCAATAATGAACGTGGGCTTGCAATAATAGGTAAGGACTTAGAGGGAAACTACGTCTATTGGAACCCAACAAACATAAGCCCCCACGTGGCCATCCTAGGCCCCACAGGCTCCGGTAAGACCACACTGGCAATGAGCATCGTTAAGCAGGTAAAGACCACCCTCGGCGATAGAATCCACGTAATAATAATAGACCCGCACGGGCACACCACCAGGTTGAAACGCATCCTAAATATTAAGTCCATAGACATGGGTCGTTTAAAACCGGCGCACATGGATTCCTGGTCCCTGATAACCGCGGTATCCTTCATGAACCCACTCCTTGCATTGGGTACTGAGGGTGCATTGATTAAGATGGCCCTGACGAATAACGTGCGTAGTGTCAATGATCTGATTAAGGTTCTTAACTCAATATCATCGGGCGATTTAATACTTAGGGAGGCGTATTACAACCTTTACAATGTATTATCACCCCTAATTGAGTATTACAGAGATGGTGAATTAATGAGCGTAGCTGATTTACTTAATGGCGATTATGTGGTGGATTTAAGTAATGTTCATAGTAAGGAGGTTGTTAGGTTCATAACAACCCTAATACTCTCCACATTACTAATCAGGGCAAAGATGGAGTGCAAGCAACCACCCTGCCAACTGAGGTACCTGGTAATAATTGATGAGGCACACCACGTGCTGGGCATGTCTGAGGAATTAAGCGCACTCGGGGTTGCAAACCCCCTCGAGGATATTGTTAGGGAGATCAGGAAATTTGGTGTGAGCATGTTCATTCTTGCACAGCCACCATTTAACGCATTAACGGCTGGTATTATGGAGAATATGGGCACGTTAATAATACTCAGCGGCAATGCCCAATTCTCCTCGCATGTTGCATCCACAATAAGTGGCATTACGAGTGATGATTTGGTATGGCTAACCACGGGGCCCTTCAAGGCGCTGGTTTTGGTGCAGGGTAGAAGTGTACCGTATAAGTTGGTGAGCACCTACGTGACGAGGGAATTAATCTAG
- the speD gene encoding adenosylmethionine decarboxylase: MITPTIPRYGEERDKNDALVYGIHVYGNLYDCDPQLLKDELYLTRIAKEAAEMAGAYVVSTFYYKFGINGGVSVVVIVAESHISIHTWPEHRYATVDVYTCGSHTKPTTAFEYIAKSLGAKRVDVFISDRSLYGNPQGDGVKS, from the coding sequence ATGATCACCCCAACCATACCCAGGTATGGGGAGGAGAGGGATAAAAACGACGCACTGGTGTATGGTATCCACGTATATGGCAACCTATACGACTGCGACCCACAGTTACTTAAGGATGAACTCTACCTAACGAGGATAGCCAAGGAGGCTGCGGAGATGGCTGGGGCTTACGTAGTATCCACATTTTATTACAAGTTTGGCATAAATGGTGGGGTGTCCGTGGTTGTGATAGTGGCTGAGAGCCACATATCAATACACACATGGCCAGAGCACCGGTACGCGACGGTAGACGTCTACACCTGCGGCTCCCATACAAAACCAACCACCGCCTTCGAGTACATTGCTAAAAGTCTAGGTGCCAAGAGGGTTGATGTTTTCATATCAGATAGGTCATTATACGGTAACCCACAGGGTGATGGTGTGAAAAGTTGA
- a CDS encoding RAD55 family ATPase: MEFLKCEVLNEILPTGLPYGYLVLINGDIGMGKTLLVKIIAKSAIQRGDSVLYVAFDDDPAAIMEDLGTNNVFIIDGFNLSDRYRVKNPNIVDYITDLEPSQFIGKINNAVQGRSIKVLVVDSLNDLIVNVEPRALLILLKQLKALSRRYGLLTLTVAHTTTEDVSNLMSNLEYVFDGVIEMEFDENMANLGIPIRRMRIKRMRGIAHSLNWFYFTTSRGNIVPVDVNEVRNMLKSVLESMGVQLK, from the coding sequence ATGGAGTTCCTAAAATGCGAAGTACTCAATGAAATACTACCCACGGGATTACCCTATGGATACCTGGTATTGATTAACGGGGATATTGGCATGGGCAAGACACTCCTGGTAAAGATAATAGCTAAGAGCGCCATCCAGAGGGGCGACTCGGTACTCTACGTGGCATTTGATGATGACCCAGCGGCCATTATGGAGGACCTGGGAACCAACAATGTCTTTATAATAGATGGCTTCAACCTAAGCGATAGGTATAGGGTCAAGAACCCCAACATAGTCGATTACATCACGGACCTAGAGCCCTCCCAATTCATTGGTAAAATCAATAATGCGGTTCAGGGGAGGAGTATAAAGGTGTTAGTGGTAGACTCCCTGAACGACTTAATAGTGAATGTTGAACCCAGGGCATTATTAATATTGCTGAAACAGTTGAAGGCCCTCTCGAGGAGATACGGCTTATTAACATTAACTGTAGCCCACACAACCACTGAGGATGTGAGTAATTTAATGAGTAATCTTGAGTATGTGTTCGATGGTGTTATTGAGATGGAGTTTGATGAGAATATGGCAAACCTGGGGATACCAATCCGTAGAATGAGGATCAAGAGGATGAGGGGTATTGCCCATTCATTGAATTGGTTCTATTTCACAACATCCAGGGGTAACATAGTGCCTGTGGATGTTAATGAGGTTAGGAATATGCTTAAGAGCGTCCTTGAGAGTATGGGTGTTCAGTTGAAGTGA
- a CDS encoding archaemetzincin family Zn-dependent metalloprotease — translation MLRILILTEIDLPPEITGLVSKYLDGVPQVEVRKTDFEGLKSQFRDPRRGQVKADELLDYLEPRVRDYGDYDRIVLVIDGDGYVEGMNFVFGVARMNGKLAIIFTQRLVTNDVSLFHSRVLKEILHELGHTFGLDHCLDPTCVMHFSNTVHDTDTKGPGFCPRCLLKLRRNMVIR, via the coding sequence GTGCTTAGGATACTCATACTAACGGAGATTGACCTACCCCCTGAGATCACGGGCCTTGTGAGTAAGTACCTTGATGGTGTACCGCAGGTTGAGGTTAGGAAGACGGATTTCGAGGGGCTCAAGTCCCAGTTTAGGGATCCACGTAGGGGGCAGGTGAAGGCTGATGAGTTACTTGATTACCTGGAGCCCAGGGTTAGGGACTACGGCGATTATGATAGGATTGTGCTTGTGATTGATGGTGATGGGTACGTTGAGGGTATGAACTTCGTATTCGGGGTGGCCAGGATGAACGGTAAATTGGCAATCATCTTCACACAGAGGTTAGTGACCAATGACGTGAGTTTATTCCACAGTAGGGTACTTAAGGAAATACTACACGAGTTGGGGCACACCTTTGGACTGGATCACTGCCTAGACCCAACCTGTGTCATGCACTTTAGCAATACCGTGCACGACACAGACACAAAGGGACCAGGCTTCTGCCCCAGGTGCCTCCTCAAGTTGAGGAGGAACATGGTCATTAGGTAA
- a CDS encoding ATP-binding protein, producing MSHSRSSYLEINGKLMVGFRVVDNINALGIIESIGNGLRATIINDEVGLVLIHTVGRVILKRFYEARLSRLIRSFSKYLEPLPSDVTRQVVENSVRMYTRVSINTLGINTRGKPINAVTLCRRGNEIKYTMYTRGSGLNIDEFLNCEDELNDAGLVGVLGSELPRAPAPGGMVSTLFYPIDIDLNTHLIILGSTGSGKSTLAKILINHALNRGLFNRVLVFDMTGEYSVMAIGKGYVAIPGIDISVNPLILPSHRASEVIASAVQAVAYMYGEETGNLTFIQLEVLEKALEGLNNEATLLDLLRNLDLMSELYKRIDYLNAIMAVKRRIRKLLFSALMGSRLSGQALRSRFLVINMSPLFEISQTASILFIQSFLEIHRELLNNALIVIDEAHRIVNRGVVGETIVEQILREGRHSGTVLILITQNPLDIKRNVLDVAPQYAVFRLSGSSAIEASRLVNKEPENLLNLDVLEFYYHNRSFTVRAYIDMSMTTPLPPTVHEFTRKLIRKMLEVGDEDKIRELARYYGRAANPIIIPHVIDEGLREGYTPRELIEMAAVRDVNYMKILSRVMMSEH from the coding sequence ATGTCTCACTCGAGGTCGAGTTACCTGGAGATTAATGGTAAGTTAATGGTGGGCTTCAGGGTGGTAGATAACATTAATGCCCTGGGCATAATCGAGTCCATAGGCAATGGCTTGAGGGCCACCATTATAAATGATGAGGTAGGCCTCGTACTAATACACACTGTGGGACGTGTAATCCTAAAGAGATTTTATGAGGCGAGGCTTAGTAGATTAATAAGGTCATTCAGCAAATACCTGGAACCATTACCCAGTGATGTTACTAGGCAGGTGGTGGAGAACTCAGTAAGGATGTACACCAGGGTCAGCATCAATACGTTGGGGATCAATACACGTGGTAAACCCATCAATGCAGTGACCCTGTGCAGACGGGGTAACGAAATTAAATACACAATGTACACACGTGGCTCAGGGCTTAATATCGATGAATTCCTTAATTGCGAGGATGAACTTAATGATGCAGGTCTAGTGGGTGTGCTGGGTAGTGAGTTACCAAGGGCGCCTGCCCCAGGGGGTATGGTCTCGACGCTATTCTACCCAATAGACATAGACCTAAACACACACCTAATAATCCTTGGGTCAACGGGCTCGGGCAAATCAACCCTGGCAAAGATCCTAATAAACCACGCATTAAACCGTGGATTATTCAACAGGGTCCTTGTCTTCGACATGACTGGGGAGTACTCCGTGATGGCCATTGGTAAGGGTTACGTGGCAATACCCGGCATTGACATTAGCGTAAACCCACTAATCCTGCCAAGCCATAGGGCTAGTGAGGTCATAGCCAGCGCCGTGCAGGCCGTGGCCTACATGTACGGTGAGGAGACGGGTAATTTAACATTCATACAGCTCGAGGTCCTTGAGAAGGCCCTTGAGGGATTGAACAATGAAGCCACACTACTTGACCTACTAAGAAACCTGGACCTAATGAGTGAACTGTACAAGCGTATTGACTACCTCAATGCGATAATGGCCGTTAAGAGGAGGATTAGGAAGCTCCTATTCTCAGCCCTAATGGGTAGTAGGTTAAGCGGTCAAGCCCTCAGGTCCAGGTTCCTCGTTATAAACATGTCACCACTCTTTGAAATATCACAAACAGCATCCATACTCTTCATACAATCATTCCTCGAAATACACAGGGAATTACTAAACAACGCATTGATAGTTATTGATGAGGCGCACAGGATAGTGAATAGGGGTGTCGTTGGCGAAACCATAGTAGAGCAGATACTCAGGGAGGGTAGGCATAGCGGGACCGTGCTAATACTCATAACCCAAAACCCATTGGATATTAAGCGAAACGTACTGGACGTGGCCCCACAATACGCAGTATTTAGGTTAAGCGGTTCCTCAGCCATTGAGGCGAGTAGACTGGTTAATAAGGAACCAGAGAACCTACTGAACCTTGACGTGCTCGAGTTTTACTACCATAATAGGTCATTCACGGTCAGGGCATACATAGACATGAGCATGACCACACCGCTACCCCCCACTGTTCATGAATTCACAAGGAAATTAATCAGGAAGATGCTTGAGGTGGGTGATGAGGATAAGATCAGGGAGTTGGCCAGGTACTATGGCAGGGCTGCCAACCCAATAATAATTCCCCACGTCATTGATGAGGGATTGAGGGAGGGGTATACACCCAGGGAGCTCATAGAGATGGCGGCGGTTAGAGATGTTAATTACATGAAGATACTGAGCAGGGTGATGATGAGTGAACACTAA
- the cobA gene encoding uroporphyrinogen-III C-methyltransferase, which produces MVGSVVIAGTGPGDENLVTIKCLRAIEESDVIIYDRLIPMNILSHARNGAELVFAGKEPGRHTMEEEEIIRLMIERAREGKRVVRLHGGDPFLFGRGFEECLAVLSEGIPCEVIPGVTSAIAAPEAFLIPPVLRGVASSVAIVTGTEDPRKGRRFVDFRRLANAVDTIVILMGASRIREIASELIDGGLDRETPVAIVTRAYMENPKLTITNLGELAQGAVTAENPSVIVVGKVVSEAVKALKLLSKQP; this is translated from the coding sequence ATGGTAGGTAGCGTGGTAATAGCAGGGACAGGACCAGGGGATGAGAACTTGGTCACCATTAAATGCTTAAGGGCTATTGAGGAGAGCGACGTCATAATTTACGATAGGTTAATACCCATGAACATACTAAGCCACGCCAGGAATGGCGCTGAGCTTGTATTTGCGGGTAAGGAGCCAGGGAGGCACACCATGGAGGAGGAGGAAATAATAAGGCTGATGATAGAGAGGGCTAGGGAGGGGAAGAGGGTGGTTAGGCTACACGGTGGAGACCCATTCCTCTTTGGTAGGGGCTTTGAGGAGTGCCTCGCAGTGCTTAGTGAGGGAATTCCCTGCGAGGTCATACCAGGGGTTACATCAGCCATAGCCGCGCCCGAGGCATTCCTAATACCGCCCGTACTCCGTGGGGTGGCTAGCTCCGTGGCCATAGTCACGGGGACCGAGGACCCCAGGAAGGGGAGGAGGTTCGTGGACTTCAGGAGGCTTGCCAACGCCGTGGACACGATAGTAATACTCATGGGGGCATCTCGAATTAGGGAGATAGCCTCGGAATTAATAGATGGAGGGCTAGACAGGGAGACCCCAGTGGCCATAGTGACCAGGGCATACATGGAGAACCCAAAACTAACAATAACAAACCTCGGGGAGCTGGCACAGGGAGCGGTCACTGCAGAGAACCCATCAGTTATAGTGGTTGGTAAGGTGGTTAGTGAGGCGGTTAAGGCCCTAAAACTGCTCAGTAAACAACCATGA